ATTACAGGAGTTAATGGCTTCATTGGAAGTCATGCTGCTTCACATCTTATAAAAGAACACAGTGTCATTGGAGTTGGAGCGTCTGAACAACCTGCCATTGACACTCTGGACGATTATAAAAAAATGATTTTACCCGATTCCAGCTTAAGCGATTACCTGCAGGCGAAAAAACCCGATGCTGTTTTGCACTGTGCAGGACAAGGCTCTGTGCCTTTATCTGTTGAAAACCCTGAGGCCGACTTTATTGCCGGGCCGCAACTTGTAATGCACGTCCTTGACTCACTGCGCAGATCAAAAATACGAGCTACTTTTATTTTTCCTTCCAGTGCAGCTGTTTATGGAAACCCTGATACACTTCCGGTATCTGAAGATGCCCCTCTTCGCCCGATTTCCCCTTACGGTTTTCACAAGGTCATCAGCGAAAACATTCTCCGGGAATACTATGAGCTTTATGACCAGCCATACCTGTGTATGCGAATTTTTTCCTGCTATGGAGAAGGGCTCAAAAAGCAATTGCTCTGGGATGCCGCAGTTAAAGCC
Above is a genomic segment from Marinifilum sp. JC120 containing:
- a CDS encoding NAD-dependent epimerase/dehydratase family protein — encoded protein: MQKTILITGVNGFIGSHAASHLIKEHSVIGVGASEQPAIDTLDDYKKMILPDSSLSDYLQAKKPDAVLHCAGQGSVPLSVENPEADFIAGPQLVMHVLDSLRRSKIRATFIFPSSAAVYGNPDTLPVSEDAPLRPISPYGFHKVISENILREYYELYDQPYLCMRIFSCYGEGLKKQLLWDAAVKASHGGMQLFGTGEETRDFIHVNDLTRIVSFLITNEITNTTLNVANGVQVSVREIIETLMGSLNLDVPIHFNQEQREGDPLFWEADISRLSKLGFISKVPLQDGVRRFAEWYLKQNIK